A single window of Sphaerodactylus townsendi isolate TG3544 linkage group LG05, MPM_Stown_v2.3, whole genome shotgun sequence DNA harbors:
- the PIGC gene encoding phosphatidylinositol N-acetylglucosaminyltransferase subunit C, giving the protein MPSLQLDRNPRQHWQKVLYKKQSFPDNYVDQSFLEKLRKNIHARKYQYKAVVFESGVMIQQLCSVCVFVVIWWYMDVGLLAPQWLFGAGLASSLVGYVVFDAIDSGAGRSESGRTRWADLKSSIVFVAFTYGFSPVLKTLTESISTDTIYAMSAFMLLGHLIFFDYGANAAIVSSTLSLNMAIFASVCLASRLPRSLHAFVMVTFAIQIFALWPMLQKKLKAQTPHCYVVLTLLFATFALLGLLTISSVGAVLFALLLVSISCLCPYCLIRLQLFKNNIHGPWDEAEIKEDLSRFLM; this is encoded by the coding sequence ATGCCCTCTCTGCAGCTGGATCGGAACCCAAGGCAGCACTGGCAGAAGGTGCTCTACAAGAAGCAGTCGTTTCCCGATAACTACGTGGACCAGAGCTTCCTGGAGAAGCTGCGCAAGAACATCCACGCGCGCAAGTACCAGTACAAGGCTGTAGTGTTTGAGTCCGGAGTGATGATCCAGCAGCTGTGCAGCGTTTGCGTCTTTGTCGTCATCTGGTGGTACATGGATGTAGGGCTGCTGGCTCCTCAGTGGTTATTTGGGGCTGGGCTGGCCTCCTCCCTCGTGGGCTACGTCGTCTTCGATGCCATCGACTCGGGAGCAGGGAGGAGCGAGAGCGGGCGGACTCGATGGGCGGATCTGAAGAGCTCCATCGTCTTTGTGGCCTTCACCTACGGCTTCTCCCCAGTGTTGAAGACTTTGACGGAGTCCATCAGCACCGACACCATTTACGCCATGTCTGCCTTCATGCTCCTTGGACACCTGATCTTTTTCGACTACGGGGCCAACGCTGCCATTGTGTCCAGCACCCTCTCGCTCAACATGGCCATCTTCGCCTCTGTCTGTTTGGCCTCCCGGCTGCCCCGGTCCCTGCACGCCTTCGTCATGGTGACCTTTGCTATCCAGATCTTTGCCCTCTGGCCCATGTTGCAGAAGAAACTCAAAGCCCAGACCCCGCACTGCTATGTGGTCCTCACTTTGCTCTTCGCCACGTTTGCTCTGCTGGGTCTGCTGACCATCTCCAGCGTTGGCGCGGTCCTCTTCGCCCTCCTGCTGGTCTCCATTTCATGCCTGTGCCCTTATTGCCTCATCAGGCTGCAGCTCTTCAAAAACAATATCCACGGCCCTTGGGATGAAGCGGAAATCAAAGAAGATCTCTCCAGGTTCCTCATGTAG